The Podospora pseudocomata strain CBS 415.72m chromosome 3, whole genome shotgun sequence genome window below encodes:
- a CDS encoding hypothetical protein (EggNog:ENOG503Q35I; COG:S): MAQHSPHTQTALLKWVNTFDTRRKAGSLQDLRDGIIMGQILEKMLAPEFQSSSLIQAPRSESDKKQNLETVYRGLARFLRTDNPLLAPSPSEFRAIAENPDDNALCEFLSAFLTAACLGSLSRTYVPKVLTLDKASQGEIAKIISQKSQLKEERESKRGEGDSGEEEDLDIQDARDPELMQEELDQMRDKVEILKKQNADLQTRLDKLLDTREAVLHDLRVSQDELQTLKRTRGQDASVAIRDMRNEVREKMDEIDRLEVLLDKETARAARLEKENETLRAKAERIVELQDKVTLLEHETKQQQQMIKGLENYKKKAQDLTAIQQRNRILDEQVQQYEAEMKLFEEVKEQNRRLQKEVDEKVRVLSSNEQEIIYTLQSKNVLQDTNEELKRKVEYLESKRQLDEATIRELQEQLQLGDIMQPSGSESPGAGATKFSLEHELEGTSDPTVALRLEVQKLKAENNLLRNNMAVASENERLRNELDLAGQRVDHYRETATDEMEKHAVAQEQIEALIANAIIHEEDAAFVNMRQQLLETTKECEAARKRIVELEQLTNDREREIIQVKAELEAVGQEQSEALEVLKSSDELISASLRTELEATRKQLKHKVFELEQMKDQLMGVLVSKDKTQKRLDDALAAAAPNGQQQADEATPAKSKKEDAEKIEKLKTALKQKLEQLEKSEQDKYELQRKLKVMENGGAYAAQKAANDQIIKTLQKENAMITTAWYDLSSRLQSNHVVLARRQDAPKSWINKQRQMVNATPRR, encoded by the exons ATGGCACAACACAGCCCTCACACCCAAACCGCCCTCTTGAAATGGGTTAATACCTTCGACACACGCCGCAAGGCCGGCTCCTTGCAGGACCTGCGAGATGGCATAATAATGGGCCAGATCCTCGAAAAGATGCTGGCCCCTGAATTCCAAAGCTCGAGCCTCATCCAGGCCCCCAGATCAGAATCcgacaagaaacaaaacctCGAGACCGTCTACCGCGGTCTGGCGAGGTTCCTCCGCACcgacaaccccctccttgccccctcgccctccgAGTTCCGAGCCATCGCCGAGAACCCAGACGACAACGCTCTCTGCGAGTTCCTCTCGGCCTTCCTCACAGCAGCCTGCCTGGGGTCTCTGTCGAGGACATACGTCCCCAAGGTTTTGACCCTTGACAAGGCAAGCCAGGGGGAGATTGCCAAGATCATCAGCCAAAAAAGTCAGCTcaaggaggaaagggaaagcaaacgaggggagggtgactcaggggaagaggaggacctCGACATTCAGGATGCCCGGGACCCCGAGCTCATGCAGGAGGAACTGGACCAGATGCGCGACAAGGTGGAAATCCTCAAGAAGCAAAATGCTGACTTGCAAACCCGTCTCGACAAGCTGCTCGACACAAGAGAAGCCGTTTTGCATGACCTGAGGGTATCACAGGATGAGCTCCAGACACTGAAGCGGACCAGGGGGCAAGATGCCTCGGTGGCGATCCGGGACATGCGCAACGAGGTTCGCGAGAAGATGGACGAGATCGACCGATTGGAGGTTTTGCTCGACAAGGAAACAGCTCGGGCGGCCAGGCTAGAAAAGGAAAACGAGACTCTACGGGCCAAGGCCGAGAGAATTGTGGAACTTCAGGACAAGGTCACGCTGCTGGAGCATGAAACgaaacagcagcagcaaatgaTCAAGGGACTCGAAAACTACAAAAAAAAGGCCCAGGACCTGACGGCTATCCAGCAGCGCAACCGGATCCTCGACGAGCAGGTTCAGCAGTACGAGGCGGAAATGAAActgtttgaggaggtcaaggagcaAAACCGGAGATTGCAAAAGGAAGTCGACGAGAAAGTCCGGGTGCTGTCTAGCAACGAGCAGGAAATCATCTACACCCTCCAATCCAAGAATGTCCTCCAAGACACCAACGAGGAACTCAAGAGAAAGGTTGAGTATCTGGAATCCAAGCGCCAGCTTGACGAGGCCACCATTAGGGAGCTCCAGGAACAACTGCAACTGGGAGATATCATGCAGCCAAGTGGCTCCGAGAGTCCAGGGGCCGGCGCGACAAAATTCAGTCTTGAACATGAGCTGGAGGGCACATCGGATCCAACGGTGGCTCTGCGGCTGGAGGTCCAAAAGCTCAAGGCCGAGAACAACCTTTTACGAAATAACATGGCTGTGGCTTCTGAAAATGAAAGACTGCGGAACGAGCTCGATCTTGCTGGTCAGAGAGTGGATCACTATCGCGAAACGGCCAcggatgagatggagaagCACGCCGTGGCCCAGGAACAGATAGAGGCACTTATTGCCAACGCCATTATTCATGAGGA GGATGCGGCATTTGTCAATATGCGTCAACAGCTGCTCGAAACCACCAAGGAATGCGAGGCCGCTAGGAAACGCATTGTGGAGCTCGAGCAGTTGACCAATGACAGAGAGCGGGAGATTATACAGGTCAAGGCAGAAT TGGAAGCTGTCGGACAAGAGCAGTCCGAGGCGCTCGAGGTGCTCAAGTCATCTGACGAGCTCATCTCGGCATCTCTGCGCACCGAGCTAGAAGCCACCCGCAAGCAGCTGAAGCACAAGGTGTTTGAGCTCGAGCAGATGAAGGACCAGCTGATGGGTGTGCTGGTGTCCAAGGACAAGACGCAAAAGCGGCTGGACGATGcgctggcagcagcggcgcccaatgggcagcagcaggcggacGAGGCAACGCCTGCcaagagcaagaaggaggacgccGAGAAGATCGAGAAACTCAAGACTGCGCTGAagcagaagctggag CAACTCGAAAAGTCGGAACAAGACAAGTATGAGCTACAGAGGAAGCTAAAGGTGATGGAGAATGGGGGGGCGTATGCTGCTCAAAAA GCGGCCAACGACCAAATCATAAAGACGTTGCAAAAGGAAAACGCCATGATCACGACGGCGTGGTATGATTTGAGCTCGAGGCTGCAGAGCAACCATGTGGTGCTGGCCAGGAGGCAGGACGCGCCGAAGAGCTGGATTAATAAGCAGAGGCAGATGGTTAATG CTACGCCGAGGAGATAG
- a CDS encoding hypothetical protein (EggNog:ENOG503P1ID; COG:S) gives MPRPAANFFDPSWFAGRIVTIYLGPDLQARNVHEKLLTQNSPFFTRLLSGGTRATLTSGEGLAGPASPASYQDLGQTQASVQQPHGFGQAQGLSPASSPVNTPASQNEEPIRLPDVDPKLFNIFLRWGYGNAFALSGNTGSFRLPAPYEDSEGESATIRDYLGVYVLGYKFECVGLRNACVDVLYDYLGPASADHVCLSMQDVAFVFENTPKESPMRRFLVAHLLFYIFCLNRRGTPLPEEWGTVLEKGDFGISWTLIRMLGDWNWAIGDNVPVMIIKPRSEFYEKTPAQMQRLHYLASVGRISSVPENSESSTNAVMIKREDGAVESVGQSGLRQAATTVQGLSGEAAQAPMTPSRGNVLPGSRVGPVRTNRRFGRGGPGGDHPAEPYHIDG, from the exons ATGCCTCGCCCAGCGGCTAACTTTTTTGACCCCAGTTGGTTCGCCGGCCGGATCGTGACCATCTACCTTGGTCCTGATCTCCAGGCGCGGAACGTTCACGAGAAATTGCTGACGCAGAATTCACCCTTCTTTACCCGCTTGCTCAGTGGCGGTACACGTGCGACGCTCACTTCTGGCGAGGGCCTTGCTGGTCCCGCCTCACCTGCCAGCTATCAGGATCTCGGCCAGACTCAGGCCTCTGTCCAGCAGCCTCATGGTTTTGGTCAGGCTCAAGGTCTTAGTCCAGCCTCCAGTCCTGTCAACACTCCTGCTTCACAAAATGAGGAACCCATCAGACTTCCTGATGTCGACCCCAAGCTCTTCAACATCTTTCTGCGTTGGGGCTATGGCAATGCTTTTGCTCTCTCTGGCAACACGGGCTCGTTTCGGCTCCCGGCTCCTTACGAAGATTCTGAAGGGGAGAGTGCCACTATCCGCGATTA CCTCGGTGTCTACGTTCTCGGCTACAAATTCGAGTGCGTCGGCCTCCGCAACGCCTGCGTTGATGTCCTCTACGATTACCTGGGCCCTGCCTCTGCCGATCACGTCTGTCTCAGCATGCAGGACGTCGCCTTTGTCTTTGAGAACACCCCCAAGGAATCCCCCATGCGACGGTTCCTCGTTGCCCACCTCCTATTCTACATCTTTTGCCTCAACCGCCGGGGCACACCCCTCCCAGAGGAATGGGGCACCGTCCTTGAGAAGGGGGACTTTGGGATCTCCTGGACTCTGATCCGCATGTTGGGTGACTGGAACTGGGCCATAGGTGACAATGTTCCGGTAATGATCATCAAGCCGCGCTCCGAGTTTTATGAGAAGACGCCCGCCCAGATGCAGAGGCTGCATTACCTTGCGAGCGTGGGACGCATAAGCAGTGTGCCGGAGAATAGCGAGAGCAGCACCAATGCTGTGATGAtcaagagggaggatggggcgGTTGAGAGTGTTGGTCAGTCGGGTCTTCGACAGGCTGCCACGACGGTTCAGGGCTTGAGTGGGGAGGCTGCTCAGGCTCCGATGACGCCTTCTCGGGGCAACGTCCTTCCTGGGTCGAGGGTTGGTCCTGTTCGGACTAATCGCAGGTTTGGCCGTGGTGGTCCTGGGGGGGATCACCCTGCTGAGCCGTACCATATTGATGGTTGA
- a CDS encoding hypothetical protein (EggNog:ENOG503P75F; MEROPS:MER0018320) — protein MGLASSFEHPLWCWFGRHCMTGASAMAWQGPGLIIGPYQETGPSILSSLGTISPPTYCQRRRKHHLLYRQQIFAREYPVLLSCPENYPTNTDTMRVFSFLIAALTFFAGVIAVDIQKSVLISYPPETPDSVVDNAKKAIKDAGGVITHEYTLIKGFAAKVGEKVLETVTAWGEEYKVSVEEDEEVHIMGGSHIGI, from the exons ATGGGGTTAGCGTCTTCTTTTGAGCATCCCCTTTGGTGCTGGTTCGGCCGGCACTGCATGACAGGTGCGTCAGCCATGGCTTGGCAGGGCCCGGGGTTGATCATCGGCCCATATCAAGAGACAGGCCCCTCCATTCTTTCAAGTCTGGGAAccatctcccctccaacaTATTGTCAACGTCGACGTAAACACCATTTATTGTATCGCCAGCAAATATTTGCCCGGGAATATCCAGTTCTACTCTCTTGCCCCGAGAACTACCCAACCAACACCGATACCATGAGAGTCTTCTCTTTCCTTATCGCGGCCCTGACCTTTTTCGCTGGCGTCATTGCCGTGGACATCCAAAAGTCGGTCCTGATCAGCTACCCCCCCGAGACCCCCGATTCGGTTGTCGACAatgccaagaaggccatcAAGGATGCCGGAGGAGTCATTACCCACGAGTACACTTTGATCAA GGGCTTCGCGGCCAAGGTTGGAGAGAAGGTATTGGAGACTGTTACTGCGTGGGGTGAGGAGTACAAGGTCTCggtcgaggaagacgaggaggtgCACATCATGGGCGGCAGCCACATTGGAATCTGA
- a CDS encoding hypothetical protein (COG:S; EggNog:ENOG503P378) gives MSSYYQLHQQHPTPATAPAVSHTHHGGRNRRAPRLSVSQHPQKQFRGVRSMKELTESVNLSSFRSRFEACRSFDLEDDMEFCPGLLTETDLVSINSSSSERSSLASNSPQGSPTQQPIQVAHYPVQTGSPVYAPPYQSHSSNLKIHQPAATRARNAIPIVNPATGITMSSPPPSVSPARMQPQNIGRRW, from the exons ATGTCTTCCTACTATCAATTgcaccagcagcatccaACACCTGCCACAGCCCCTGCCGTCTCGCACACGCACCATGGCGGCCGCAACCGGAGAGCCCCCAGGTTATCGGTCTCGCAGCATCCCCAGAAGCAGTTTCGCGGTGTGCGCAGCATGAAGGAGTTGACCGAGTCGGTAAACCTGTCTAGCTTTCGGTCAAGATTCGAGGCCTGCCGGTCCTTTGATCTGGAAGACGACATGGAGTTCTGCCCAGGCCTGTTGACCGAGACTGAT CTCGTGTCGATAAACAGCTCGTCTTCGGAGCGTTCTTCGCTGGCAAGCAACTCACCCCAAGGGTCTCCCACTCAGCAGCCCATCCAGGTCGCCCACTACCCTGTCCAGACCGGCTCGCCAGTGTATGCTCCTCCATATCAAAGCCACTCTAGCAACCTCAAGATCCACCAGCCTGCCGCTACCCGCGCCCGCAACGCCATCCCCATCGTCAACCCTGCTACCGGCATCACCATGTCGagcccacctccttcggTCTCTCCCGCCCGGATGCAGCCGCAAAACATCGGCCGGCGGTGGTAA